The Pongo pygmaeus isolate AG05252 chromosome 20, NHGRI_mPonPyg2-v2.0_pri, whole genome shotgun sequence sequence GACCTCTTTCTTTCATGTATAAACCAGAAGTAGGGTTGCTGGAACACAGGCAGTTCTATTCTTCATGTTTTCAGAAACCTCCCTAGTATTTTCTCTAGTGGTTGTACCAATTCTCTTTCCCACCAACCGTGTACAAGggtttccctttctccacatccttaccaacacttatcttttgtctttttgatcataGCCATCCTAGTAGAGGTGGGGTAATATCTCATGGCGGTTTTGTTGCTGGAGGGCTCAGGAGGGTCTCCGGATGCCAGAGACACCCCAGTCCCAGCCAGTTTCCAGGTTCTTGATGCTGTCAGGAGAATGAATTCAGGGATGAGCCAGAATGAAGTGAAAGGCAAGAAGTTTCTATTCCAGAGCAAAAGCACACACTTAGGAGAGAAGTGTGGGTGTGATTCTGAGAGCTGGTGGCGTGCATAGGAGTtcgggttttttatttttatgagccCTTCAAATTAGGAGGTGAACTAATCATTAGGTTTTCTAAGAAAAAAGCAGAGTTTTTGGAATTGGTGTGGTACCCATTTTGATACTACATATGGGCAAGCTGGGGTCAGCCGTGACAATGCAGAGTGTGTGATTTAGTGTGGTGATGACCATGGTAATTACCGTGGTAATGGTTTCAACCAGGTTAACTCCCTCCTGTTTTTGTAGCACCTCATCAGCTCAGGGTCCTCCTTGTCCTTGTAATTTTAATGACAAGTGGCTAATTTTAACAGGCACCATTTTGGTCTTATGTGAAATTGTCACTGGATATGTTCTCGATTCTCTTGTGAACACACAGTATTCCTGCCTCAGTTTAagttacatttctctgatggtgaGTGAAGTGGAGCTTGTTCTTCAGTACTTGCTGGTCATTGGTGTGTGTTTATCAGAGAAATGTCTGCTTCGGTTTTTGTTCATTGGAAATTGGATTAttttggctgtttttttctttttgctattgcCTTGAaaaaattccttatatattttggatattaaaccaTTGTCATATATATggctgcttgtttgtttttttttcatttctgttttttgctttttttctgctgtgcagaagattcAGTTTTACCTGGTACaacttatttgtattttgtgtCTTGTCCTTTTGGTGTGCTACCAGGTTTTTCACCACATCCAGGTTGCACAGTTGGGGAAGTAGAAGGTCTTCAAATGGActccagcactgtccaatagaaacaGAAGATAACCCATATATGTAAttgtcaatttgttttctggtagtcacataaaacataacaaaacaagcCTGATGaattttaactcaaaatagaatCATTTAACATGTGAGCAACTTTAAACGTTCTCAAGCAGATAGTTTACATTCTCTTTTCCCCATTATGTCTTCAAAACTGAAAGTGTATTTGGCTCACAGCACATCTCCATTCAGATACGCCCCATTTCAGGTCTCAACAGCCATTTGTGACTGGTGGCTACCATATCAAACAGCTCAGGTGTAGACTCCTTTACTATTCCAACTCAAAGTCTTTTGGTGAATCATGCCGTTTATTCCATTGGGTATCACAGATATTAGAAGTTCAGGGTCTCGAGTCATTGACATTTGTATTCATGTTGTGTCTTCATCACTAGCAGTAGTGATTTTAAGTATCGTGCCATGATAGCTCTACGCTTGTGAAGATAAAAGTCCCAAGCACTATCAGCTGTTCATTCAGCTCATGGAAATTCTAATACTAtgttcactttttgttttctatagacATTTGCCATGGCTAAACACTTCAAACAAATCATTAGATGTCCTGTCTGTCTAAAAGACCTTGAAGAACCCGTGCAACTGAAATGTGGATATGTCTGCTGCCTCCAGTGCCTCAATTCACTCCAGAAGGAGCCCGATGGGGAAGGTTTACTGTGCGGCTTCTGCTCTGTGGTCTCTCAGAAGGATGACATCAAGCCCCACTACAAGCTGAGGGCGCTGGTTCCCATCATCAAGGAACTAGAGCCCAAGCTGAAATCTATTCTAACAATGAACCCAAGGATGAGGAAATTTCAAGGTAAGGAATCTACATGACCTGCCACAACCCATGAAAGGCACTGGGCAAACgactttcaaacatttcttcattAAACATAGGCAGTAGCAGATATCTAGCATGTCAAACTTGCATGCTTCACACTCAACAGCAGTTCTCACCTTTGTGTATAGATTTTCATGGAATCTGTGCAAGTTTGTACAATACTTTGGAGAGCAAGCTCCTGTCTTCTTTCATGTATCATACGtgctaaatggaaaaataattttaatccaGTTATCCACTAACTGATTTCCAAAGGAATTTCTAATATGAATCAGGTGGACTTGTTACAATTATCGTATTCATGCAATCTATAGATAAACTTTAACCTCATCAGGTGGCCAAACAGGTTTCCCCAGGAAATTTTGATttgggagagaaaggagaataaaAGTGAAAGTGAATAACGTAACTAAGTGTTTGCAGTAAAAGGGCAGAGGGAGTTTgtagtgtgtgtgtttgctgaaCTACTGCTTCTTATTTCCACAGTGGATATGACCTTGGATGTGGACACAGCCAGCAACTATCTCATCATTTCTGAAGACCTGAGGAGTTTACGAAGTGGGGATGTCAACCAGAATAGGAAGGAGCAAGCTGAGAGATTCGACGCTGCACTGTGCGTCCTGGGCGCCCCTCGCTTCACTTCCGGCCGCCATTACTGGAAGGTGGACGTGGGCACCAGCCAAGTATGGGATGTGGGCGTGTGCAAGGAATCTGTGAACCGACAGGGGGAGATTGTGCTTTCTTCAGAACACGGCTTCTTGACTGTGGGTTgcagaaaaggaaagatctttgCTGCCAGCACTATGCCTATGACTCGTCTCTGGGTGTGTTCCCCGTTGCACAGAGTGGGGATTTTCCTGGATGTAGGTATGAAGTCCATTTCCTTTTACAATGTTAGTGATGGGTGCCATATCTACACATTCAGCAAAATTCCTGTTTGCGAGCCATGGCGTCCATTTTTTGCTCATAAACGTGGAACTCAAGATGATCAGAGCATCCTGAGTATCTGTTCTGTGATCAATCCAGCCAGTGCCAGTGCCCCAGTTTCTTTTGGGGAAAGTCAATCAACATTTCAACAGAATCATCTTTAGGAAGTTTCTGTGTGCCCATAGCCATAGCTAAGAACTTTTCTCCTAGATATACATAGCTACAAAGCGATAGAAGGGAAAGAGCCATCATTCTGTAAACCATGAACAGAAATCAATTATATGAATTAGGGGAAAATGACATTGTACTTAAAGTTTGTCATGTTATATTCTTTGGggcttttgtttatatttctgttcaataaatattttgaaaattcagaTTCCTTTGccaatgttttctgttttctgcaagATTAGTGTACTATGTGCTATGGAAATGATGAACTTAATAATAATTTGAATGGGACCCAACACAGTAACTGAATTTCAAATGATAAGAACCTACGAATATAGCAAAATTATACATGTTTATGTATTCAGTTTAACGCAACAACTGAACACTGACATTCATTTGAAGTGCACACTGAGTGTTTGCCACAAATATGTGTGGTCTTAGAGAGAACTCATTAGCTTTGAAATTGAAATACTATACACCCTCTTCTATGATGGCCACAGAGTCAAATTAGAAGTCAATAACTGGAAGAAATCcataaatttcatttcattacatggaaatgaaataaccacttgtaaataaaatgatcaaatatGAAATTACAATGGAAATTACAGCTATCCTGAGTTGAATGAAAAGCACACCTTTACAAAATTTCTAGACGCAGTTGAAGCTTGGTGGGAAACTCATAATAGGAAGAAAATACCATAATCAGTCACCTTAATTTCTACTTTAAGTTACTTCCCTAAGAGCAATTCAATTGTCAGCATTTTGATGAAAACCATCTAACAAGTatctaggaagttccagactttttcacatcttcctgtcttcttctgagccctccaaatggttgcaacctctgcccgttacccagttccaaagtcgatTCCATGTTTTCAGGTATCTtaatagcagtgccccactcctggtaccaatatTTTGTACTAGTTCGTTCTCACaccgctataaagaactacctgagactgggtaattgatgaagaaaagaggtttcatcaATTTATGGTTCTGCGGGTCGCATAGGGAACATCACTGGTTGGCCTCGGGAAACTgaacaatcatggaggaaggcaaaggggaagcaagtggCTTTTTCACATAGtgacaggaaagagagaaaagggaaagtgccatacacttttaaatcgtcagatcttgtgagaaatcACTCACAGTCATGGGAACGGTGTGGAGGAAATCCGtccctatgatccaatcatctcccacctggtccctccccaacactgaggattacaattcaacatgagatttggctggggacacagagccaaaccgtatcacttgATATGATCCCACAGAATACTATTAATTTTCATTCagtcttttatttcttaacaaaTGGTGgtaaagtatatataatttaccatctttgccatttttaagtgtaaaattcaatGGTATTTTTTATGTCCATCTTATTTTGCCACCATCACTGCCATTCATCTCCAGAAAtcttttcatcttacaaaatGGAAACTGTATACCCATCCTAGCCCATTTTTCAATTcatctatttgttttcttgcttgagtgccttatgtattctggatattaaccccttatcagatgtatggtttgcaaatattttctcccgctgtgtagattgtctcttcactttcttgtttcctttgttgtgcagaagcttttaaatgtgatgcaatcccatttgtctatgtttgcttttgttgcctgtgatttAGGGGTTATATCAAAAAAAGTTTCTTAGATGTTTCCCCCTGTGTTTTGATCTGATAGTTTTACCATTTCAGGTCTTTCATTTAACTCTTtactccattttgagttgattcaTGCATGCAGTTTGATGTAAAGAtacaattttattcttctatatGTGGATGAGTTCTTCGAGTGCAATTTATTGAAGGGGCTGTACTTTCCCCATTTTGTGTTATGgatcctttgtcaaaaatcaattttacCACATGTGCATGGGTTTATATGGGAGGTTTCTATCCTGTTTCATTGGTAGACATGGCTGTTTTCATTCTAGTACCATGTCGTTTTGAttataatagttttatattttgaaatcaagtagtgGGATGTCTACAGCTGTGAGTTTTTTTTGCATATGATTGTTgtagctatttggggtcttttgtggcttCACACAAATTTTaggacttttttctctttttctgtgaaaaatgacaattGTGAtttggattgcattgaatctgtggatccTTTTGAgtgtatagacattttaacaatattaattctaatccatgaacatgagatatctttttatttgtgtttttgtcaGGTCAGGATAGTTTTGATTTCCATTGAAATTTAATATTTGATCACAATTTCATTTAAAAGGGTTAAATTCCATGGATTTGGAGGATTTATGGATTTCTTCCCATTACTGATTTCTAACTTAACTCTGTTGCCATTAGAGAAGGGAgtatatattatttcaattttaatctTAATGAGTTTTGTCTGTGATCCCACATATCTAACTCTGGCAAATACTGTGTACACTTGAATGTGAATATTCAGTTGTCGCGTTAAACTGAATACATAGACATGTAGATAACTTTACTGTAGTCAAATAAGGccttatattttgaaaatcagtTACTCTGTTGTTTcacattcaaattattatttagttCATAACTTCCATAACACATAGTGCATTGATCTTGCAGAAAATAGAGAACATTGGCAAGTGAatctgaaatttcaaaatatttattgtacagaaatataaacataagCCCCAAAGAAAACAACATGACAAACTTTAAGTAAAATGTAATTTTCCCCTAATTAATATAACTGCTTTCTCTTCAAGGTTTACAGAATGATGGCTCTTTCCCTTCTATCCATTTGTAGCTATGTGTATCTGGCAGAAAGGTTCTTAGTTCTGGCTATGGGCGCACAGAAACTTCCTAAAGATGATTATGTTCAAATGTTTATTTACTTTCCCCAGAATAAATTGGGGCACTGGCACTGGCTGGATTTATCACAGCACAGATACTCAGGAAGCTCTCATCATCTTGAGTTCCAcgttgaagagaaaaaaatggacgCCATGGCTCGCAAACAGGAATTTTGCTGAATGTGTAGATATGGCACCCATCACTAACATTGTAAAAGGAAATGGAGCTCATACCTATATCCAGGAAAATCCCCACTCTGTGAAACTGGGGACTCACCAGGAGAGCAGTTATAGGCATAGTGCTGGCAGCAAAGACCGTTCCTTTTCTGCAACCCACAGTCAAGAAGCCGTCTTCTGAAGAAAGTGCGATCTTCCCCTGTCGGTTCACAGATTCCTTACAAATGCCCACATCCCATACTTTGCTGGTGCCCACGTCCACCTCCCAGTAATGGCGGCCGGAATTGAAGCGAGGGGCGCCCAGGACGCACCGTGAGGAGTCGAACCTCTCAGCTTGCTCCTTCCTAGTCTGGCTGAAATCCCCACATCGGACACTCCTCAGGTCTTCAGAAATGATGAGATAGTTGTTGGCTGTGTCCACATCCAAGGTCATATCCACTGTACAAAGAAGAACCAGTAGTTCAGCAAAGACAAGCACTAAAGACTCCCTCCATCCCTTTGCTGCAAACAcctaaatatattattaacttttacttcttttattcTACTTTCCCAAATCAAAATTTTCCTGTTTAGCCACCTGATGGGGTCAAATTTTATGTACAGAATGTTTGAATATAATAATTGTAACAAGTCCACCTGATTCATAGTAGAAATTCCTTTTGAATTACGTCATTGGATAATTTGATAAGTATTTTTTCCATTTAGCACATAGGATACATGAAGGAAGACAGTAGCTTGCTCTCCAAAGGATTGTACAAATTTGCACAGATTCCACGAATACCTATACGCAAACGTGAGAACTGCTGTTTGTGCAGCATAGAAGTTTTAGATGCCAGCCTTCTGATAAtgcccatattttaaaaaatgtttgaaagctgTTTTTTCGGTTCCTTTTAAGGGTTGTAGCAGGTCGTATAGATTCCTTACCTTGAAACTTCCTCATCCTTGGGTTCATTGTTAGAATAGATTTCAGCTTGGGCTCTAGTTCCTTGATGATGGGAACCAGAGCCCTCAGCTTGTAGTGGGGCTTGATGTCATCCTTCTGAGAGACCACAGAGCAGAAGCCGCACAGTAAACCTTCCCCATCGGGCTCCTTCTGGAGTGAATCGAGGCATGGGAGGCAGTAGACACATCCACATTGCAGTTGCACGGGTTCTTCAAGATCTTTTAGACAGACAGGACATCTAATGGCTTGTTTGAAGTGTTCAGCCATGGCAAATGtctgtagaaaaaaaatgagcatgGTATTAGAATTTCTGTGAGCCAATAGTGAATAGCCAATAGTGCTTGGGACCTTTTATCTTTACATGCATAGAGATATCTTTGCATGATATTTACAACCACTACTACTAGTGAGGAAGAGACAACATAGATACAAATATAATTGACTCCAGGTGCTGAACTTCTAATATTTGTAATACTCATTGGAATAAAGGGCATGATTCACCAAAAGACTTTGAGTCGATGTagtgaaggctgggcacggtggctcacgcctgtaatcccagcaccttgggaggctgaggcaggtggatcacgaggtcaggagatcgagacaatcgtggctaacacggtgaaaccccgtctctactaaaaatacaaaaaattatcccggtgcagtggcgggcgcctgtagtcccagctactcgggaggctgaggcgggagagtggcgcgaacctgggaggcggagcttgcagtgaactgagatcgcaccactgcactccagcctgggcgacagagcgagactccgtccccaaaaaaagaaaatgttaactaTCTCCCTGAGAACATTGAaaattgattacatgttgaaaggATTATATTTATGAGTTAAAATTTGTTAGGCTTGTTTCATTATGCTTTATTTGACTACTTGAAAATAAACTTATAATTACCTATGTGGGTTATCTTTCTGTTGGACAGTTCTGGACTACATTTGAAAATTCTCTACCTCCCCAGCTGTCCAACCTGgatgtactttaaaaaaactcTATAGCATAATATCACATCCAAAGCACAAGACACAAACATTAATAAATAAGTTTTAATAGGTAAGAGTGAAAATATTCTGCATAGcacaaaacaaagaaagcagCAAAATGTGAAGACCagctgcagaatgggagaaattatcTACTACCAtatggataaaaataaattaatattcaaaatacataaggaacttaTTTAAGGCAATAGCcaaaaaattccaatatttaaatgggccaaagacctgaATTGACATTTCTCTGAAGAACAGGTACAGATTGCTAACAGGTCCTTAAAGCATGCTCAACTTCAGTAATCATCAGCTACATGAAAACTAAAACTGAGACAGGAATTCTGGGTAGTCACAGTAGAAAAAGGTATCAattactaatttctttttttatttttatttttattttattattattatactttaagttttagggtacatttgtacaacgtgcaggttacatatgtatacatgtgccatgttggtgtgctacacccattaactcctcatttagcattaggtatatctcctaatgctatccctcccccctcccacaaCAGTCCTcgcccggtgtgtgatgttcccctcctccgtgtccaagtgttctctttGTTTAATTCCCAcacatgaatgagaacatgcggtgtttggttttttgtccttgcaatagtttgctgagaatgatagtttccagcttcatccatgtccctacaaacgacatgaactcatcattttttatggctgcatagtattccatggtgtatatgtgccacattttcttaatccagtctatcattcacaTAACAGCAAGAAAGGAGCTGTTAAATTAGCTATAAGGACAAGGAGGAGCTTCAGCTTTAACAAACAGGATGGAGCTAAGCAGGCTGAGACAGGCTGGGTGCAACATAGTATTTGATTTGACCCAAGCCCTACCCCAGACCTAATTATCTGCTCATTAGCACACTAAATCACTCACCCAGCAGCTCCAGGATAGATCTGAGCATGCCCTCATTTAGTACGAAATTGGGTGGCACCCCCATTCTGAGAAATCTCTGCCTTTTCCCCAGAAAATCTCCTGATTATTCCATCCCCTAATTAGAAGAcctcataaaaatagaaaacccaaACCCTGTTGGGCTCGACTCATTCTCAGGAGCACGCCCTCCCACACTTCTCTCCTAACTGTGTCCTTTTGCTCTGGAATAGAAGCTGCTTGCCTTTCACTTCATCCTGAGTAGTTCCTGAATTTGTTCTCCTGACAGCATCAGGAACCTGGAAACTGGCTGGGACTGGGGTCTTTCTGGCATCCAGAGACCCTCCTGAGCCCTCCAGCAagaaaaccaccatgagatattaCCTCCCCTCTGCTAGGATGGCTgtgatcaaaaagacaaaagataagtgttggtacggatgtggagaaaggggaacccttgtacacgGTTGGTGGGAAAGAAAGTTGGTACAACCACTACAGAAAATAGTAGTGAGATTTCTGAAAACATGAAGAATAGAACTGCCTGTGTTCCAGCAACCCTACTTCTGTGTTTATATGTGAAAAAAAGAGGTCAGCATGTCAAAGAGCTATCTGCACTCTTAGGTTCTCTACAGCGTTATTCACAACAGCCATGGAAACAACCCCAGAGTCTGTGGGAGAAAAATGGATGAGTTAATGGTGGTATATACAAtgaattattctaccataaaaaagaaggaaatcctggcaTTGCACCAATGTGAAGGAAGGCTGAGGGCATTATGGGAAGTGAAATAAGTGAGGTTGAGGGAAgtaaatcgcttgaacctgggagtcggaggttgtagtgagtggaCATTGCGTCACTGAACTCcactctgggcgacagagcaagactctgtctaaaaaaaaaaaaaccgatctcagctcactgcaagctccacttcctgggttcacaccattctcctgcctcagcctcctgagtagctggaactacaggcacccgccaccaggcccgactaattttttgtatttttagtagagatggggtttcactgtgttagccaggatggtctccatctcctgaccttgtgatccgcccgtctcagcctcccaaagtgctgggattacaggcgtgagccaccgcgcccggcctaggaaGGAGATTCTGACATATGCTGTGACACGaataaaccttgaggacattatgccaagtgatagaaaccagtcacaaaacgACAAAAATTGTTCAATTAAACGTATATGAGGTACTTAAAGTGGTCAGAAtcatagagacaaagtagaaattatggttgccaggggctgaagaagaaaatgggaagttattgtttaatcaggacagtttcagttttacaagataaaCAGGGAGATGGATGTGACGATGCTTGTACAACATTATAAGTGTATTTAGTACcattgaactatacacttaaaacgGTTAAGATGGTAAGTTtggtattatgtatattttaccacaataaattttttgagacaaggtcttgctctgtgcccaggctgagtgcagtggctcaatcacagctccctgcagcctcaaccggCCTCCCACCCACACCCACTGGGGCTCAAGGACCTCCTCAACCtccccacctccgcctcccaagtagctgggactacaggcacacaccaccaggcccaggtaatttttttagatttttgtagagatgatgtctcactatgttgcccaggctggtctcaaactcctggcctcaagtaatcctcccacctcggccttccaaagtgctgagattataggcaagagctaccacacccagcaaaaaaaaaagttaataatataCCATTTAGGTAATGCACAAGAAAGAGTTTGTggcatatatatgtgaaatatatgtcTACATTTTTTAAAGGGGAAGTGCTTTGATTCCAAATCAAATatgtacattccattcaaacaCACATGGGACATTTACTAAACTTGACCTTATCTTGGGcataaataaaagctaaaagagAAACAGGTATTCTAAATCAGAGATCACTGGTCTCATTCAACAAtcacaataaaattagaaaataaaggcaaaagcATGGAAAtccattgttaaatttttttttttttttttgagactgagtctcgctctgttgcccaggctggagtgcagtggcaccacctcagttcactgcaacctccgcctcccaggttcaagcaattctttgcctcagcctcctgactagctgggattagaggtgcccaccaccacgcctggctaatttttttgtatttttggtagagacggggtttcaccatcttggccagcatggtctcgaactcctgaccttgtgatccacccgccttggcctcccaaagtgctgggattataggcatgagccaccgtgcccggcctccattgttaaattttaagtgtacattttaatATAACAGGCAAGTAAGAAGCTAATTTAACTTATTGAGAAAGGAATGGACAAACTTCATGAAATAAACTTCAATGGCTgttaaaaataggaaaagttTTCTAGAAGCTCATTTTCCATCCAGATTTGAAATATATAGGCTGggtagggtggctcatgcctgtaatcccaagcactttgggaggctgaggtgggtggatcacctgaggtcgggagttcgagaccagcctgcccaatgtgGTGAAagtccaactctactaaaaatacaaaaaattagcggggcatggtggcaggcacctgtaatcccagctacttgggaggctgaggcaggagaatcgcttgaacccgggaggcagaggctgtagtgagccgaggtcacaccgttgcacttcagcctgggagacaagagcaaaactcagtttcaaaaaaaaaaaaataatatatgtaattttcatCATAATATATGGGGAAATGGATGTTAAACACTGGTGGAATATAAATGCATGTAATTTTGGACGAAAATGTGGCAACCtgtattaaaatggaaaatgaagattTTCTTCAACCCCACAATTTTACTCGCTGGTATCCATTCCAAAGTAGCATTTTCAAATGTGCCCAGAGTTTTGTGTGCACAAATGGTCACTGCAGGgttttaaataattgttgaaaGCAAAAACCTAAATATTCATAAGTAAGAAAACAGTTAAGTCATGGCACGGTATTATGGTACAACTGGACCATTATATGGAGTCAGAGGGAGACTAGAGGGGCTGGAGGAGAAGATATGGGGAGTGGTTTGATGGACATtgcatagagtttcagtttggtaTGAACAGGTTCtagggatggtggtgatgattgcacagcaATGTAaatgcacttaatgccactgaattgtactcttaaaaatagttaagatggtaagttttatgtatatttcaccgaagtttttttttttttttttaaaccctcacATCCCTTTAATCTCTTCTCCGAacattcctttctccttcctgctctAGGGGAAGCCTTCCCTTGCAGATACTGAGTCTCCCGCGGCTCTCCCATGCCGACAGTTTCATCAGCCCCATTCTTCATGCTGCAGAGTCCAGATAAGGGACGGATACCCTCTCTGGTGCTCCCTAACACTTCACAGACTTTAGGCCGACACTAGGCTCCACCACCCATTACCACTTTGTGTTGTTGCCATCCAAGGTCCCTAGCACAGTCTCCTCATTCCTCCCAGATTCTACCCCCTGGCTCACCCCTACTCTCACGCTATTCTTGGGGCATGCAAAGCAAACATTACTGACAACGTGATGAATATGTCATTTAGCATAAGATTAGGACATTTTAGAACTGGCTGATAAAAGATTACTTCAAAACCAACCAGCCAAGTCACCAGATCAACAGGTCTCAAACTTccttctctccacttcactctttCTCACTGCCAGAGATTTGgtgttttattatttgtctccCCAGGTTACATGAATTCCCGAATCACAACCAACATATCAAGTCTGGAAAATGGACCTtcagttttctatattttcttcatttctc is a genomic window containing:
- the LOC129021119 gene encoding ret finger protein-like 4A, with amino-acid sequence MAKHFKQIIRCPVCLKDLEEPVQLKCGYVCCLQCLNSLQKEPDGEGLLCGFCSVVSQKDDIKPHYKLRALVPIIKELEPKLKSILTMNPRMRKFQVDMTLDVDTASNYLIISEDLRSLRSGDVNQNRKEQAERFDAALCVLGAPRFTSGRHYWKVDVGTSQVWDVGVCKESVNRQGEIVLSSEHGFLTVGCRKGKIFAASTMPMTRLWVCSPLHRVGIFLDVGMKSISFYNVSDGCHIYTFSKIPVCEPWRPFFAHKRGTQDDQSILSICSVINPASASAPVSFGESQSTFQQNHL
- the LOC129021141 gene encoding ret finger protein-like 4A, which produces MAEHFKQAIRCPVCLKDLEEPVQLQCGCVYCLPCLDSLQKEPDGEGLLCGFCSVVSQKDDIKPHYKLRALVPIIKELEPKLKSILTMNPRMRKFQVDMTLDVDTANNYLIISEDLRSVRCGDFSQTRKEQAERFDSSRCVLGAPRFNSGRHYWEVDVGTSKVWDVGICKESVNRQGKIALSSEDGFLTVGCRKGTVFAASTMPITALLVSPQFHRVGIFLDIGMSSISFYNVSDGCHIYTFSKIPVCEPWRPFFSLQRGTQDDESFLSICAVINPASASAPIYSGESK